CTAAAAACAcccataaaaagaaaaaagcaaataAATCCAAAATCACAACTTTCCCTCCAAATCCCTCCGCAATTAAAACGCCATGGTCAAATTCTAATTTTCATCCTTCTACAATTAGTAGTCACTCTATATAACATCTCATTATAAAAGTCGAGAAGCCAACAAACCCCTCAACGAGTTAGTATTAGTATTATCCTCGATCAGAGTTTTGTCTCCTAACTCTAACAAGAGCCCGTTGAGTAGTCTTCTAGGTGGCGATATTTTGAAGGCCTTTTTTGGAAAAGTCGAAAATCCTTCAATAGATTTTGTTCTCTATGACAACATATTCGCTcaaattttaatggaattagttccttcttcttcttttttttaatataaagcCTAAAACTACCCATAACACTTCTCAGCCTTTAAATTGAAGGATAAACGTGCTTAAATACACTTAAACCCACGTCTTTTTACACTAACAACAATACCGATACTAACCGAATTAAAACTCAATCTGtaaattaattctattattaagcataaaaatattacgtaccaaaaaaaataaagataatgaaTGTTAGCTAAGatgtgaataaaatatttaaagtttacaagataaatttattaatcttatttcattcatgaaaataatctttaataaaatgaaatatgatataaatCTTACCGACCAATATTGTTAATATGTTGTactttttaacttgatttttactaaagcaaatataatttaaatatttatacaagTATAATAATCGTCTCCTTATAATAATTTACAGGTGCATGAGACAGTGTTATGttcaaatttaatacttaattcatatatattgatttgatataatttaatttttaattatataataagttaaaatatgtttataatttctgtacttttgaaaaaaaaatttagtctttatatttgtatttttaagaatgtaatctttttatttttcagattttaagaTTTAGGCCTAACagttaatattgttttttttgttaaattcaagtcaaTTACAACATCTTCAaccaatttaaccaaaaaataacaatattaataattaaatctaaattttgaaatctgaaaataGAGAAACTAAGTTCTTACAAATACAAAGacaagtacaaggactaaattctcaattttgacAAGTTACAAGCACATTTTAACcttatattacaatttagtctaaataattaatatttaaaagttggttttaataaaaaataaaattatttttcatatcaaattaaaatataaaactaaatctaaaatttgagAATGATGTAGGGACAAAACTATAATTCTACTATAAATCAGTATATTTGTCATCTCATTAAATTTCTTCACTATCACACTCTTGAGTCTATTCATTTTCTCCTCTGCTAGAATCAATGAGCTCGTTAGCCGAGAAATACATCTGAAATCCCGACGCCATTGCTGATactctttttaaatttactctCCTTTTTCTGCAGATCCAAAATTTTGCCCCTCTTTTACGAATCCGCCAACAACAAAGCCTTCCTTCTCATGGACGGTTGCAGTGGATTAAACTGCTCTGCGCCGCGCCGGATCGCTGCTCGCCTCTTCTCTGCACTTAAGCGTCGGAAGGTGAAGGGGAGGGTGAATCTTGGCCAGAGgaaggaagatgatgatgacGTGGCACCACCTAATCACGTAACCCGTCGTCCTGATTCGTCATCAGGTCAAAATTGTCTTGGtgtcattttgtttattttatttggtgggGGAGAAGGGAGGTTggggtttattattatttggctTTTTGAGTTCCAAAttctaatgtatatttttaggaataaattttatgcaattatatataattttgattttagttagAGTTTTCATAGATCACAAATATTGTTTATTTACTAATAGATGGTTGAAAGGGTATTCGAATAGGATTAGTTTTAGATCATAACATGGAGAAAGACACCTATACTAGAGTGCAAATAGTTGCTTATATGGAGCCTAACTCTATAAGTGGTTCTTTTAGGGACAAAATACTATTTATTAAATCTTAAGATTTATGTCAACTAAATCTTAGCTCACGTAATATCAACTCTGAGTTGATTCGAAATTTTAATACTGAAATTATATttgtactttttattatttgcaAATAGAAGTTTAAGACTTAATCGAGCTCAAGCTTGAGTAACTCGATTAAGTCTTGAGCCGAACTCAAGCTTAGAGATTGATGttggatcaaattttaataattttcggGTTTTTCTTTAATCAGAAAGAAGCGGAAGGGAAGCTAATTACAACGTGGTAATAGGGTGTTTTTTGCTTCGACTGGTTGCTGTGACTGAAAAAGAACTTCAAAAGATGGCAGAACTGAGAATCCAAATAGCGGCTGTTCTTGAAAATGTTAAAGATGAGCTCCGAAACAAAGATTTATTCATAACCGCAAAGGAGATTGAATCAAACAACGGCATTGATGAAGATTTAGAATCGGAGTTTAATGGCGATCTTATATCAAATAAAGAGATATTTGATCAgcctttgaaatgtgaaaatgtgcCGAAAGAAGAAAAGTATCTGGAAGGAATGGATAGACTTGAAGCAGAACTTGAAGCCGAGTTAGAACGTTTGCAACTCCATTTGGATGCAAGCAAATTGTCCTCAACGCATCCTCAGGTACGATTAAAACTTGGGAATTTGgcatgtcttttgtatttcattgtttttggttaggttgatttaattaatttgaatctAAATTCCAGTTGAATTTGATTTGACCGAATTTGAACCATAATCGACTTGAAACCAAAGATCATCTGAATTTGAAATGACTTGAATTTAAAATGGTCCAAACTTGAAATGATTCGAATTCATAATTCCAGTTGAACTTGAATTGACTCAATCTGAACGAGTAACCCAAAATGGTCTGAacttgaaattgatttaaactcaaataaattGACCCAACTTGAACAAATATCTCTAAATGACCTAAACCTACCATGACTCAAAAAACTATAATGACTTGGGACTTGAAATATCcaaataaaacaaacttgaatgacttgaattgaaattatctaaaacttttaaaactctAATTGGCCCAACCCAAAATTATCTAAAACCAAAAATGATGTGAATCTTGAATGATCCAAACCTAAAACGCATAAATTAATTCATACTTGGAATCAGCCCATACCTAACTCAATATGTTTAGTTTATGTAGTAGTACTAACTAATATTGAAACCTTACCAATTCCCTGGAGATTTTAAATGTCATCTTTTTTACAACTATAGCAGAGTACTGGTAATAGTTCAGCCCGAAGCTACAGTATGAGCTGTGGAGAAGTAATTGACCCGACAATTTATGGTGAAGAAGAAGAGTGTGCGCAGTTGCATTGTGGTGTTCCTCCATACGAACTGGAGAGAAAGTTGCATGAATTGTTGGAGTCGAGGCAGGAAGAGCAGATAAGAGAATTAGAAGCTGCTTTGGCAAGTGCACAGCAAGAACTGGTCGACAAGGAAAGAGAGATTTCATGGTGGAAAGACACTGCACGGCTTATGTCGATTCATGTCCAACAACCTTCACCGTTTGGTTCCTAGCTGAGGTGAGAAAATTTCTTACTGCTTTTTTTCATGTGTATCATATCAGGTGTAGTTGTTTGGTGTTTAAAGATGAATTGTTTGTTATTTTGGCTTTAAAAGCATTTTGGATGGTTGATTAGTTTGCAAGTGAAACAGGGaaattatttcacatttttaagGGATATTAGTTTATCAATGAATAGTTATCTACATTAAATTGAAGGCCTTTCGTTTgaattttaatgttgtttttttattttttatagttctCGTTAAAACCACCCTTACTATTTCGAGTCTCACCACATGTAATTGTCATTGTCATGAATGAGTCATCAATTTCACCATGTAGTCTTGCCCAAGAGTTgtgtattgaatttattttatttgtactATAATTACACTATTTTTGTAGCTGTAAActctaaaagaatgaaaataaaaataaaagttaaattgagATAGGAGGACTGAAAGAGTGCACTCTATTATCATTAATAAGCAGCAAATCCTGATATAAAGGTTCAGTAATACAATCAAGTTTGGACATTCATGTACTCTAAGCACTAGAAACGACCTGAATAAAGAACAAGCAAATTGTATAAGCCTGTAGGTTTGTAATTAAACCTATCAATTTTGATCCCAAATCTAGAAATACAATTCCAACCTCAACtcgttttaattataaaaattctaaccatttgaatttaaattgacttttgattttaaaattgacttGAAGTACTTCAAATTGACTCGATTTGATccaaaataatttgagttttaaattgAACCAACTTAAATCTAATACGACACGAACTCAAATTGGAATGTTGAAATGATATAGAagttttaaaatccaaattaatctaatttaaattcaaattgatttGTGCAATTAGTTATTTAAACTGTCAACATAGGTTTTTGAATCGAATTGATGACCATTGGTTTTAATTCGAtcattgttgttttcttttaagaaattctaaaactaggaaataaaaattttgaaaaataaggaaaatatttaaataacaataatacatttattcatttttttttcttcggATTTAGGTTGGTGGGTGGGTTTAGGGTTAGCTTGTATTCATTTctatttgtttagggttttttttcatttgggcTAGATTTTTCTTAGGGTTAGCTTGTATTCATTTTCTATTTGCTTAGGGTTTTTTCCTCATTTGGGCTAGATTTTTCTTAGGGTTTAGGTAAAATAATTTgacccaaaacataaaaattgagTAGGGTGGCACAAACATGGATTTGAGTCTAATTCCTGGGAAAGATGATGTTTTATAACCAATCACATTGAGTagcaattaataataatataagcgTCCCAGTTCCAGCAAGTTGCAACCACATAACTAACCCTCAAGTTATTCCGTTACCCTTTTTTAAGGTCCGCAGAACTAATGGGACAAAACAGGATTAGATAGAACGCCATGTCTGAGCCGACACAACCCTTTAAGTCTGAACACAGAGAAAGGCAACTCTCCCGTGCGCACTACGCACTACCCACCATTTCTTTTggcttcttcttttcctttataTAAACCCCCCCTTCCATTCCATTCATAAatttgagagagagagagatcatTTGTCAACGTCTTACTTCCCACTTTCGTTTACTCTTTTTTCCTTATATCATAAATGTAATAGGTCTtccattgtttttaatttttaccaacATTGATATGTCTGTGGTAATGATGTTAAcaactctttttcttcttgCTAGTTCAGCCTGCAAACACGAAATGGCGAAAGCAGAGCACAACAACGTGACGCTGGGGATGGTGAGGGATTCATTGATAAGGCAAGAAGACACCATTGTTTACAGTCTGATAGAGAGAGCAAGGTTCCCTTTGAACCCTCCCACCTACGACCCTTCCTACGCTTCCATCCCTGGCTTCGGTGGATCTTTGCTTGAGTTCTTCGTTAAACAAACAGAGGCCGTACAAGCTAAGGTAAAAAAACTGAACCTCTCTTCTCTTTCATCTTTCTCCCTTATGTCATTCATTCTCAGTTAAAACATGCCACCTCTActtaaaaaagtttttaattgaaattgttGTGATTGCATAGGTCTATTCAAGAGCAAATACAGGAATTTTAATGGGgttgaagttgaaaattttgtgttaaaaaagaattaaattattgaatttccattttatcaagGGAC
This genomic stretch from Gossypium raimondii isolate GPD5lz chromosome 6, ASM2569854v1, whole genome shotgun sequence harbors:
- the LOC105772759 gene encoding protein POLAR LOCALIZATION DURING ASYMMETRIC DIVISION AND REDISTRIBUTION — translated: MKNTWLLQSKVRSKSVFPPKRKNCDLSAFGFWPLGLEPRNTSEIPTPLLILFLNLLSFFCRSKILPLFYESANNKAFLLMDGCSGLNCSAPRRIAARLFSALKRRKVKGRVNLGQRKEDDDDVAPPNHVTRRPDSSSERSGREANYNVVIGCFLLRLVAVTEKELQKMAELRIQIAAVLENVKDELRNKDLFITAKEIESNNGIDEDLESEFNGDLISNKEIFDQPLKCENVPKEEKYLEGMDRLEAELEAELERLQLHLDASKLSSTHPQQSTGNSSARSYSMSCGEVIDPTIYGEEEECAQLHCGVPPYELERKLHELLESRQEEQIRELEAALASAQQELVDKEREISWWKDTARLMSIHVQQPSPFGS